The following coding sequences lie in one Panicum virgatum strain AP13 chromosome 6N, P.virgatum_v5, whole genome shotgun sequence genomic window:
- the LOC120677930 gene encoding BTB/POZ and MATH domain-containing protein 2-like — translation MSSESKNAASITEADIGTYAFEIDDYSSKIRNIGVGGFVRSDTFTVGGLDWAIRFYPNGIHEGSKQFVITTLELMSSNAEMMFPIQMRGSRTALEGVPESEGLNGLFKSCDATRYGLQKPAGVPRALLEVWRNLGWYLVNDRLRIQCELTVIRESLLFENIGEPEIEVPPCDMMEHFGNLLKEKKGVDVTFRVGGKDFEAHKIVLAARSPVFMAEFFGQMRESGTCCVTVEDMQPEVFGALLHFIYNDPLPDMGDLEGNDYREMMSHLLVAADRYALDRMKLVCQSIICKSLDVETVATTLALADQHNCDKLRAACIEFIASSKNMDAVAVTQGYADLKRMCPFVFIDLFERKSKLAKHR, via the exons ATGTCGTCGGAGTCAAAGAACGCGGCGTCGATCACTGAGGCGGATATTGGCACCTACGCGTTTGAGATCGACGACTACAGCTCCAAGATCAGAAACATCGGCGTCGGCGGGTTCGTCCGGTCGGACACCTTCACTGTCGGCGGCCTCGACTGGGCCATCCGCTTCTACCCCAACGGCATCCACGAGGGCTCCAAGCAGTTCGTCATCACCACGCTGGAGCTGATGAGCAGCAACGCCGAG ATGATGTTTCCCATCCAGATGCGGGGAAGCAGGACAGCACTAGAAGGCGTACCGGAGTCTGAAGGACTAAATGGATTGTTCAAGTCTTGCGATGCCACCCGGTACGGCCTGCAAAAACCTGCGGGCGTGCCGAGGGCTCTGCTAGAGGTCTGGAGGAATCTGGGCTGGTACCTCGTCAACGATCGCCTAAGGATTCAGTGCGAACTTACTGTCATCAGAGAATCACTTCTGTTTGAAAACATAGGAGAACCTGAAATTGAAGTGCCGCCGTGCGACATGATGGAGCACTTTGGCAACCTgttgaaagaaaagaagggaGTGGATGTCACATTCCGTGTTGGAGGGAAAGATTTTGAGGCGCACAAAATCGTGCTTGCGGCGCGATCACCTGTCTTCATGGCAGAGTTCTTTGGACAGATGAGGGAGTCAGGAACATGCTGTGTGACCGTGGAAGACATGCAACCTGAGGTGTTCGGTGCTCTGCTGCATTTCATATATAATGATCCGCTGCCTGACATGGGTGATCTCGAGGGGAATGATTACCGTGAAATGATGTCGCATTTACTTGTGGCTGCTGATAGATATGCCTTGGACAGGATGAAGTTAGTTTGTCAGAGCATCATTTGCAAGAGCCTTGATGTGGAGACCGTGGCAACTACATTGGCTTTGGCTGATCAGCACAACTGTGACAAGCTTAGAGCAGCCTGCATCGAGTTTATTGCTTCCTCGAAAAACATGGATGCTGTGGCGGTAACCCAAGGTTATGCGGATCTCAAACGGATGTGCCCTTTTGTGTTCATCGATTTATTTGAGAGAAAAAGTAAGCTCGCAAAACATAGATGA
- the LOC120679144 gene encoding BTB/POZ and MATH domain-containing protein 2-like encodes MGSESKRTSSSHTTEAETGTHSFKIVGYSLKKGFGFRKSIQSGTFTVGGYDWAIQFYPDGVNDLTKGYTAVYLVLVSKKVEVRASYVLSLVNQITGLPENLFSETTTRVFSDANLFSPRTPIARRSKLESKSAGYIVDDCLTIECTVTVVKESWVETTSGFEIEVPPSDISQHFGKLLSDEEEADVTFSVGGETFPAYKIVLATRSPVFKAQLYGQMKERRARRLTVEGIQPDVFKVLLQFIYTDSLPEWDDLDAEEYCEISRHLLAAADRYAMDRLKLLCASNLVDHLDAETVAITLALADQHNCDCLKDVCIEFMASSDKMYAVLETEGYANLKRTCPSILVDVLEKNSRYRKA; translated from the coding sequence ATGGGGTCCGAATCCAAGCGGACATCGTCGAGCCACACCACTGAGGCGGAGACGGGCACGCACTCGTTCAAGATTGTTGGGTACAGTCTCAAGAAGGGCTTCGGTTTCCGCAAATCTATCCAGTCGGGCACCTTCACCGTCGGCGGTTACGACTGGGCCATCCAATTCTACCCCGACGGAGTGAACGACCTTACCAAAGGGTACACGGCAGTCTATCTGGTGCTTGTGAGCAAGAAAGTTGAGGTGCGAGCGTCCTATGTCCTGAGTTTGGTTAACCAGATTACAGGGTTGCCAGAAAACCTGTTTTCTGAAACCACCACTAGAGTGTTCAGCGATGCAAATTTATTCAGCCCAAGGACCCCCATAGCCAGGAGAAGTAAGCTGGAGAGTAAATCAGCTGGCTACATAGTTGACGATTGCCTGACAATTGAATGTACTGTCACGGTCGTCAAAGAATCGTGGGTGGAAACCACATCTGGCTTTGAGATCGAAGTACCACCCTCGGACATATCACAGCATTTTGGCAAGTTGTTGTCGGATGAAGAGGAAGCTGATGTCACATTCAGTGTTGGAGGTGAGACTTTCCCCGCGTACAAGATCGTGCTGGCCACACGGTCCCCTGTCTTCAAGGCGCAGCTGTATGGACAGATGAAGGAGAGGAGGGCCCGGCGTTTGACTGTTGAAGGCATTCAGCCTGATGTCTTTAAGGTCCTGCTGCAATTCATCTACACGGATTCACTGCCTGAATGGGATGATCTTGATGCTGAGGAATATTGTGAGATTTCCAGGCATTTACTTGCGGCTGCAGATAGATATGCCATGGACAGGTTGAAGTTGTTGTGTGCAAGCAATCTTGTTGACCATCTTGATGCGGAAACTGTGGCAATTACACTGGCCTTGGCTGATCAGCATAACTGCGACTGTCTCAAGGATGTTTGCATCGAATTTATGGCCTCTTCAGATAAGATGTACGCTGTGTTGGAAACAGAGGGTTATGCCAATCTCAAAAGAACTTGCCCTTCTATCCTAGTAGATGTACTGGAGAAGAATAGCAGGTATCGCAAGGCATAA